One Methylomonas sp. LL1 DNA window includes the following coding sequences:
- a CDS encoding MarR family winged helix-turn-helix transcriptional regulator — protein MSQTDIYELIECMTALIRSEERKKCTELGLQPVHFQVLNYLSRCNKYSNTPAAVANYLGMTRGTVSQSLIILEKKGFIEKTPDPRDKRVIHLRLLPEGISILKQARPSGLFNSATDILKGGGPVLSDANVFEQALTALQKANQSQSFGVCKTCRNFSEKDGEFFCQLTQEKLTDGDSEQICQEHKPV, from the coding sequence ATGTCACAGACCGATATTTACGAACTCATAGAATGCATGACCGCGCTGATACGCTCCGAAGAGCGTAAAAAATGCACGGAGCTGGGCTTGCAACCGGTACATTTTCAGGTATTGAACTACCTGTCGCGCTGCAACAAATACAGCAATACGCCGGCCGCCGTCGCCAATTACCTAGGCATGACCCGTGGCACGGTATCGCAGTCGCTGATCATTCTGGAAAAAAAAGGCTTCATCGAAAAGACCCCGGATCCAAGGGACAAGCGTGTGATTCATCTGCGCTTGCTGCCGGAAGGCATAAGCATTTTGAAGCAAGCCCGCCCGTCCGGCCTGTTCAACAGCGCAACCGACATTCTGAAAGGCGGCGGCCCCGTACTTTCCGATGCCAATGTGTTCGAACAAGCCCTGACCGCGCTGCAAAAAGCCAATCAATCCCAATCGTTCGGCGTTTGTAAGACCTGCCGCAATTTTAGCGAAAAAGACGGCGAGTTTTTCTGTCAGCTGACTCAGGAAAAGCTGACCGACGGTGACAGCGAGCAAATCTGTCAGGAACACAAACCGGTTTGA
- the pdxA gene encoding 4-hydroxythreonine-4-phosphate dehydrogenase PdxA has protein sequence MTHTESVPRIALTPGEPAGIGPDLCVQLAQEPQSCQLIAIADPDLLRQRAEQLSLPLNIRLFDHTQPASVAAAGSLTVLPVKLAAPAVCGQLNPANSHYVMETIRIAARGCLDGTFAAMVTAPVHKAVINDAGLPFSGHTEFIAGITGGTPVMMLATSGLRVALATTHLPLSQVSAAITQQSLTEVIRLLDRDLRLRFGLAQPNILVCGLNPHAGENGHLGREEIEVIEPVLNQLRGEGINLQGPLPADTLFTPKYLETADAVLAMYHDQGLPVLKYKGFGQAVNITLGLPIIRTSVDHGTALELAGSGKANRGSLRFALETALNMIPSQTKTP, from the coding sequence ATGACACATACCGAATCAGTGCCGCGCATCGCCCTGACGCCGGGCGAACCGGCCGGTATCGGCCCCGATTTATGCGTGCAACTGGCACAGGAACCGCAGTCTTGCCAATTGATTGCCATAGCCGACCCCGATCTTCTCCGCCAACGTGCTGAACAACTAAGTTTGCCGCTGAATATACGACTGTTTGACCACACTCAACCGGCCTCCGTGGCAGCGGCCGGCAGTCTGACCGTGTTGCCGGTGAAGCTGGCCGCGCCCGCGGTTTGCGGCCAACTCAATCCGGCCAACAGCCACTATGTGATGGAAACCATCCGCATCGCTGCTCGGGGTTGCCTCGACGGCACTTTTGCCGCCATGGTCACCGCACCGGTGCACAAAGCCGTCATCAATGATGCCGGCCTCCCATTCAGCGGCCACACAGAATTCATCGCAGGCATCACCGGCGGCACCCCGGTGATGATGCTCGCCACCTCCGGTCTGCGGGTTGCCTTAGCCACCACCCACCTGCCGCTGTCGCAAGTCAGCGCGGCAATCACCCAACAGTCACTGACCGAAGTCATCCGCCTGCTGGACCGGGACTTAAGACTACGTTTCGGCCTTGCCCAACCCAACATTCTGGTTTGCGGCTTGAACCCGCATGCCGGCGAAAACGGCCATTTGGGCAGGGAAGAAATCGAAGTTATCGAACCGGTATTAAATCAATTACGCGGCGAAGGCATCAACCTGCAAGGCCCGTTGCCCGCCGACACCCTGTTCACTCCTAAATATCTGGAAACAGCCGATGCGGTACTGGCGATGTATCACGACCAAGGTCTGCCGGTACTGAAATACAAAGGCTTCGGCCAGGCCGTCAACATCACCCTGGGCCTGCCCATCATCCGTACCTCGGTCGACCACGGCACCGCCCTGGAACTGGCCGGCAGCGGCAAGGCCAATCGGGGTAGTTTGCGGTTTGCTCTGGAAACCGCGCTCAACATGATCCCATCACAGACAAAAACCCCATGA